Proteins encoded by one window of Sulfurospirillum barnesii SES-3:
- a CDS encoding putative 2-aminoethylphosphonate ABC transporter permease subunit — MHSLWHDSNKIILTALSLFLVLSLGIIIFLPLVEILQQSFYDRVGSFVFLDNFVHYMQEPKSLRLLQNSLFIACVSTLIVLPVAFIFAYALMRSSMPLKPLFRYLALIPLLAPSLLPAISFVYLFGNQGFLKSWMGDSSIYGVWGIVMGECFYVFPHVLMILLSALSLCDARLYEAAQSMGANSMKKFMSITLPSAKYGLISAALVSFTLVITDFGVPKVIGGDYAVLATEIYKQVIGQQNFSLGATIGVLLLIPSVITFGVDALMQKKQTSILSAKFVVYKPKKALFFDTTMFLFSLGVIGLLVIILSVSVCASFIKFWPYDLSFVLKHYDFNAMDGGGWDSYFNSLRLAFWSALFGTMLVFMSAYVVEKSKVYALVRILLKFLALLPMAVPGLVLGLGYIFFFNNSLNPLHGIYQSMTILVVCTIAHFFTTSYITAVTTLKQIDTEFDDVSESMGVAFYRTFFRVTVPIAIPSILEIARYFFVNAMTTVSAVVFLYSPQTTLASVAVLNMDDAGDISSATAMASLIVATSIGVTLCFNGISYFCVKSSQKWRRG, encoded by the coding sequence ATGCATAGCCTTTGGCACGACTCTAATAAAATCATTCTGACTGCTTTGAGCCTTTTTTTAGTGCTAAGCCTAGGTATTATCATTTTTTTGCCCTTGGTAGAAATTTTACAACAAAGCTTTTACGATAGGGTGGGAAGTTTTGTTTTTTTAGATAATTTTGTGCACTACATGCAAGAGCCAAAATCGCTTAGATTGCTTCAAAATTCTCTTTTTATTGCGTGTGTAAGTACCCTGATAGTTCTTCCTGTTGCTTTTATATTTGCGTATGCATTGATGCGCTCATCCATGCCACTTAAACCTCTGTTTCGTTATTTAGCCTTGATTCCTCTTTTGGCACCGTCTTTGTTACCTGCTATTTCGTTTGTTTATTTATTTGGCAATCAAGGCTTTTTAAAATCATGGATGGGGGATTCTTCTATTTATGGGGTGTGGGGCATTGTTATGGGTGAGTGTTTTTATGTTTTTCCGCATGTTCTGATGATTCTTCTCAGTGCGCTCTCTTTATGCGATGCAAGGCTTTATGAAGCGGCTCAAAGTATGGGCGCGAATAGTATGAAAAAGTTTATGAGCATTACCTTACCCAGCGCAAAGTATGGGCTTATCTCCGCTGCTTTAGTGAGTTTTACTCTGGTCATCACCGATTTTGGTGTTCCAAAAGTCATTGGTGGGGATTATGCAGTTTTGGCAACAGAGATTTATAAGCAAGTGATTGGTCAACAAAATTTTTCTTTGGGCGCTACTATAGGGGTTTTATTGTTGATACCCTCTGTTATCACATTTGGTGTTGATGCCTTGATGCAAAAGAAACAAACATCTATTTTAAGCGCAAAATTTGTTGTGTATAAACCCAAAAAAGCACTTTTCTTCGATACGACCATGTTTCTCTTTTCGTTAGGTGTGATTGGATTACTGGTTATTATTTTGAGTGTTTCTGTGTGTGCATCGTTTATAAAATTTTGGCCATACGATTTGAGTTTTGTATTGAAACATTATGATTTTAACGCTATGGATGGGGGCGGTTGGGATTCGTATTTTAACAGTTTACGTTTAGCGTTTTGGAGTGCCCTTTTTGGAACCATGCTTGTATTTATGAGTGCTTATGTGGTGGAAAAAAGCAAAGTATATGCTTTGGTACGCATCTTATTAAAGTTTTTAGCACTCCTTCCCATGGCCGTTCCTGGGCTTGTCTTAGGCTTGGGATATATCTTTTTCTTTAACAATTCGCTGAATCCTTTGCACGGTATCTATCAAAGTATGACGATTTTGGTTGTGTGTACCATAGCACATTTTTTTACCACCAGTTATATCACAGCCGTGACAACGTTAAAGCAAATTGATACAGAGTTTGATGATGTTTCAGAATCCATGGGCGTTGCGTTTTACCGTACTTTTTTTAGGGTGACCGTGCCCATTGCGATTCCCTCCATTTTGGAAATTGCACGTTATTTTTTTGTCAATGCCATGACTACCGTTTCTGCCGTTGTCTTCTTATACTCCCCTCAAACGACACTGGCTTCAGTGGCTGTTTTAAATATGGATGATGCAGGTGACATCAGCTCAGCTACTGCGATGGCTTCGCTTATTGTTGCAACATCCATTGGGGTCACACTTTGTTTTAATGGGATTTCGTATTTTTGTGTGAAGAGCTCACAAAAGTGGCGGAGGGGATAA
- a CDS encoding sensor histidine kinase — translation MLMLHQHITRALFALFLGALFFSSLVSYFAIKNDNIETYKRELISHIRIIKQQLSTTTDLEAFAKIIKDGAGIRFTLIDENGVVLVDSDKESESMDNHARREEVIQAHKVEFAHAIRFSDSVKSDFLYVAHRFQHEERTLFIRLAMNIGSIMHNFYLLWVKIALIFSLTLLIGLYGAYHLSKQIRHEIDKIIANLQQIADKEYKITLSSHFCLEFLEIANYLKRLATKLEKRAKQKRKYTAKIKLISQQRSDVISAISHEFKNPIASIMGYAQTLLEDPNANTQIKERFLGKIVQNGQKISHMIDRLALTTKFENGDFTTQNSTFDLAKMSREIAQTFREKHPLRTIECNMPEYCMVNADRTMIELVISNLIDNALKYSDDTIKVYMENEALHVKDNGVGIKEDDIEKVTQKFYRSNSHSWDNSMGLGLALVNYILKLHNTSLEIHSSFGVGSDFSFKLPSDNPTL, via the coding sequence ATGCTAATGCTTCACCAACACATCACCCGTGCACTTTTTGCTCTTTTCTTAGGGGCACTGTTCTTCTCTAGTTTGGTCAGTTACTTTGCTATTAAAAACGATAACATTGAGACATATAAGCGAGAACTGATTTCGCATATACGTATTATCAAACAACAACTCTCCACCACCACCGACCTTGAGGCTTTTGCAAAAATCATCAAAGACGGAGCGGGTATCCGTTTTACATTGATTGATGAAAACGGTGTGGTCTTGGTTGATAGTGATAAAGAGAGTGAAAGCATGGACAATCATGCTAGACGTGAAGAAGTGATTCAAGCACACAAAGTAGAGTTTGCACACGCCATTCGTTTTTCGGATTCGGTAAAGAGCGATTTTCTCTACGTTGCCCACCGCTTTCAACACGAAGAGCGCACCTTGTTTATACGTCTTGCTATGAATATTGGCTCAATCATGCATAATTTTTATCTACTGTGGGTGAAAATTGCGCTTATTTTTAGCCTCACCCTGCTTATAGGACTCTATGGGGCGTATCATTTAAGCAAGCAAATTCGCCATGAAATTGACAAAATTATTGCCAACCTTCAACAAATCGCTGATAAAGAGTACAAAATCACCCTCTCTTCTCACTTTTGTTTAGAGTTTTTAGAAATTGCTAACTACCTTAAACGCCTTGCTACAAAATTAGAAAAAAGAGCCAAACAAAAACGTAAATACACCGCAAAAATAAAACTCATCTCACAACAACGAAGCGATGTCATCTCCGCCATTAGTCATGAGTTTAAAAATCCGATTGCTTCCATTATGGGGTACGCGCAAACGCTTTTGGAAGACCCTAATGCAAACACGCAAATTAAAGAGCGCTTTTTAGGTAAAATTGTCCAAAATGGACAAAAAATTTCACACATGATAGACCGTTTAGCCCTTACTACCAAATTTGAAAATGGCGACTTTACGACCCAAAATTCTACGTTTGATCTTGCTAAAATGAGCCGTGAAATTGCACAAACCTTTCGAGAAAAACACCCCTTAAGAACCATCGAATGCAACATGCCTGAATACTGTATGGTCAATGCTGATCGCACCATGATAGAACTGGTTATCTCTAATTTAATCGACAATGCGCTTAAATACTCGGATGATACCATTAAAGTTTACATGGAAAATGAGGCGTTACATGTAAAAGACAATGGCGTGGGAATTAAAGAAGATGACATTGAAAAAGTCACCCAAAAATTTTACCGTTCAAACTCGCATTCATGGGATAATTCCATGGGATTAGGCTTAGCACTGGTCAATTACATTCTAAAACTACACAACACCAGCCTAGAGATACACAGCAGCTTTGGTGTTGGCTCCGATTTTTCATTTAAATTGCCTTCAGACAATCCTACGCTTTAG
- a CDS encoding arsenate reductase ArsC — MIKVLFVCIHNSARSQMAEALLRKYGHDAFEAYSAGFEPGVLNPLAVKALKEEGLDISTHQTTSVFDLFKEGRLFHYVITVCDESSSERCPVFPGQAQRIHWSFKDPSRFEGSDEEKLVQTKEVMREIKAAVLTLIETLH; from the coding sequence ATGATTAAAGTTTTATTTGTTTGCATTCATAACAGTGCTCGAAGTCAAATGGCAGAAGCGTTACTGCGTAAATACGGACACGATGCTTTTGAAGCATACAGTGCAGGCTTTGAACCAGGGGTTTTAAACCCATTGGCAGTCAAAGCATTAAAAGAAGAAGGGCTTGATATATCAACCCATCAAACCACATCGGTGTTTGATCTGTTTAAAGAAGGTCGCCTTTTTCATTATGTAATCACCGTGTGTGATGAGAGCAGTTCAGAGCGTTGTCCTGTCTTCCCTGGACAAGCACAAAGAATACATTGGAGTTTTAAAGACCCTAGCCGTTTTGAAGGAAGTGATGAGGAAAAATTGGTACAAACCAAAGAGGTTATGCGAGAAATCAAAGCAGCCGTTTTAACACTAATCGAAACACTGCATTAA
- a CDS encoding lysophospholipid acyltransferase family protein has translation MVDVEKALSLKYPSILSYPAIVRHSLVYVLKKVLHQEEINTFLSRGEAYRGFDFVEAVLEYFNFGYTISNKDKANIPASGRVIIIANHPLGALDALALISLIKEIRSDIKVLANDVLMQIEPLNELLIPIDNLSGATTKESIKKVYEALAKDEALIVFPSGEVSRACPTGIKDSKWKKGFLKFAQKSNAPLLPVFIDAKNSPLFYTFSMVNKKLSTFLLAREMFKKRSKVIGFKVGEMIPYKSLQKSEMSEAILITLLKKHLYKISKGKRGIFATQKAIAHPEERKMIRSELKQSTLLGQTSDGKKIYLYEAENGSALLKEIGRLREFTFRKVEEGTGGRRDVDLFDKHYKHIVLWDEEELEVVGAYRIGEANFIREFFGVEGFYSQTLFEFTPAFEPYLHNAIELGRSFVQPRYWGSRALDYLWQGIGAYLYKNPHIRYMYGPVSLSDVYPKVAKNLILTFYTLYFSKNESLVKARNGYFLSHAEQEEARSFFTGKNYKEDFVILKEQLSLMNLCVPTLYKQYTELCDEGGIYFLDFNIDKEFANCIDSFILVDITKIKEAKKTRYIKGDEAP, from the coding sequence ATGGTTGATGTTGAAAAGGCTTTAAGCCTCAAGTATCCTAGCATTCTCTCTTATCCAGCTATCGTGCGTCACAGCCTTGTGTATGTTCTAAAAAAGGTACTTCATCAAGAAGAAATCAATACCTTTTTAAGTCGTGGAGAGGCATACCGTGGGTTTGATTTTGTTGAAGCTGTGTTAGAGTATTTTAATTTTGGGTACACGATTTCCAATAAAGATAAGGCAAATATCCCCGCTTCAGGGAGGGTGATTATTATTGCCAATCATCCCTTAGGTGCATTAGATGCCTTAGCATTGATTTCGCTCATTAAAGAGATAAGAAGCGATATTAAAGTGCTTGCCAATGATGTTTTAATGCAAATAGAGCCTTTAAACGAACTGCTTATTCCTATTGATAACCTCAGTGGTGCAACAACCAAAGAGTCCATTAAGAAAGTGTATGAAGCACTGGCAAAAGATGAAGCGCTCATTGTATTCCCATCAGGTGAAGTCTCAAGAGCATGTCCTACAGGGATTAAAGACAGTAAATGGAAAAAAGGCTTTTTAAAGTTTGCCCAAAAAAGTAATGCTCCTTTGTTACCTGTCTTTATTGACGCAAAAAATTCACCGCTTTTTTATACCTTTTCGATGGTCAATAAAAAACTTTCTACCTTTTTGCTTGCACGAGAAATGTTTAAAAAGCGTTCCAAAGTGATTGGTTTTAAAGTGGGAGAGATGATTCCGTATAAGAGTCTACAAAAGAGTGAGATGAGCGAGGCAATTCTTATTACACTTTTGAAGAAACATCTCTATAAAATCAGTAAGGGAAAACGAGGTATTTTTGCAACACAAAAAGCCATTGCCCATCCAGAAGAGCGTAAAATGATACGCTCAGAGTTGAAACAATCAACCCTTTTAGGGCAAACCAGTGATGGTAAAAAAATCTATTTGTACGAAGCAGAAAATGGCTCAGCCCTTTTAAAAGAGATAGGACGGCTTCGAGAGTTTACGTTTAGAAAAGTGGAAGAGGGCACAGGGGGAAGAAGAGACGTTGACCTTTTTGATAAGCACTATAAGCACATTGTTCTTTGGGATGAAGAAGAGTTGGAAGTGGTCGGGGCGTATCGTATTGGTGAAGCGAATTTTATTCGTGAGTTTTTTGGTGTGGAAGGGTTTTATTCACAAACTCTTTTTGAATTTACACCTGCATTTGAGCCCTATTTGCATAATGCGATTGAGTTAGGACGTAGTTTTGTACAGCCTCGTTATTGGGGAAGTAGAGCGCTTGATTATTTGTGGCAAGGCATTGGTGCGTATTTGTATAAAAATCCACATATTCGTTACATGTACGGACCTGTGAGTTTAAGCGATGTTTATCCTAAGGTGGCAAAAAATCTTATTCTTACGTTTTATACGCTCTATTTTAGTAAAAATGAATCTTTGGTTAAAGCACGCAATGGCTATTTTCTAAGCCATGCTGAGCAAGAAGAAGCACGTTCTTTTTTTACGGGGAAAAATTATAAGGAAGATTTCGTGATATTAAAAGAGCAGCTCTCGTTAATGAATTTATGTGTACCGACCTTGTACAAGCAATACACAGAATTATGCGATGAGGGGGGTATTTATTTTTTAGATTTTAATATTGACAAAGAGTTTGCCAATTGTATTGACAGCTTTATTTTAGTGGATATAACAAAAATTAAAGAAGCAAAAAAAACACGCTACATTAAAGGAGATGAAGCACCATAA
- a CDS encoding putative 2-aminoethylphosphonate ABC transporter ATP-binding protein has translation MSHSAITINNVTKRFDDFIALKKICLEVKKGELVCFLGPSGCGKTTLLRIIAGLEECDDGEIIQHGKVITHLPPSKRDYGIVFQSYALFPNLTVAKNIAYGLKKKDFEKKEAKKRVKELLALVGLSGSEEKYPSELSGGQQQRVAFARAIATNPALLLLDEPLSALDARVRERLRQEIRELQKNLGITTIMVTHDQEEALSIADKIVVMNQGVIEQVGTPLEIYHQPKSLFVADFVGKINLLKAFYSRNGYFQVGQLRFKVALQAKNEPQAEEAIKLLIRPEDIKLYDDTRNDEGNILEGDVLKVTFLGSFCRVLMRIRGLLEDTLLLDLPHKALVKGVIQEGSFLKLCIASGDIFYFRDEENA, from the coding sequence GTGTCTCACAGTGCTATTACGATTAACAATGTTACCAAACGCTTTGATGATTTTATTGCGTTAAAGAAGATTTGTCTTGAAGTGAAAAAAGGTGAACTTGTCTGTTTTTTGGGCCCATCAGGATGTGGAAAGACGACGTTACTTCGCATTATTGCAGGTTTAGAAGAGTGTGATGACGGAGAGATTATTCAGCATGGAAAGGTCATAACCCATTTGCCACCTTCAAAAAGAGATTATGGCATTGTGTTTCAAAGTTATGCCCTTTTTCCGAATTTAACTGTAGCCAAAAATATTGCGTACGGTCTTAAAAAGAAAGACTTTGAAAAAAAAGAGGCAAAAAAAAGAGTTAAAGAACTGTTAGCACTTGTGGGCTTGAGTGGAAGTGAAGAAAAATACCCTAGTGAGCTCAGCGGTGGACAGCAACAACGTGTAGCATTTGCAAGAGCTATTGCGACAAATCCTGCCTTACTTCTTTTGGATGAACCTCTCTCAGCCCTTGATGCAAGGGTAAGAGAGCGTCTGCGACAAGAGATACGTGAACTTCAAAAAAATCTCGGTATTACAACCATTATGGTTACCCATGATCAAGAAGAGGCGTTAAGTATCGCTGATAAAATTGTGGTGATGAATCAGGGTGTGATTGAACAAGTGGGTACACCTTTGGAAATTTATCATCAGCCAAAGAGTTTATTTGTGGCTGATTTTGTAGGAAAAATAAATCTTTTAAAAGCATTTTATAGTAGAAATGGGTACTTTCAAGTAGGTCAACTGCGCTTTAAAGTAGCACTTCAGGCAAAGAATGAACCTCAAGCAGAAGAAGCTATCAAACTTTTGATTCGCCCTGAGGATATTAAACTTTACGATGATACAAGAAACGATGAGGGGAATATCCTTGAAGGGGATGTTTTAAAAGTCACATTTTTAGGCAGTTTTTGCAGAGTTTTAATGCGTATAAGAGGGCTTTTGGAAGATACATTGCTTTTGGATTTACCGCATAAAGCTTTGGTAAAAGGAGTCATACAAGAGGGGAGTTTCCTTAAACTTTGTATTGCTTCTGGTGATATTTTCTATTTTAGGGATGAGGAAAATGCATAG
- a CDS encoding response regulator transcription factor yields MKKTILIIEDEEDLLELLEYNLQKEGYETLGFLNTKNVEKCLQEEPIDLLIVDRNLPGMEGSEFVQTLRQKGFMQAVIFVTAKDSDANIEEGFLRGCDDYLTKPYNMKELLLRIKAILARTTPKQNSTLSYRDLVLDLEAHTLHVNTKAVELTKLEFDLLRTLIENKNSVLSREFLLEHVWKSDDFFQDKTVNVAINRLKAKIDPTKEKEYIKSVWGVGYSLC; encoded by the coding sequence ATGAAGAAAACCATTTTAATCATCGAAGATGAAGAAGATTTACTCGAACTTTTAGAATACAACCTTCAAAAAGAGGGTTACGAAACGCTAGGCTTTCTCAATACTAAAAATGTCGAAAAATGTTTACAAGAAGAACCAATTGATTTGCTCATTGTCGATCGTAATCTTCCAGGCATGGAAGGAAGCGAATTTGTTCAAACACTCCGCCAAAAAGGATTTATGCAAGCGGTCATTTTTGTGACCGCTAAAGACAGTGATGCGAACATCGAAGAGGGATTTTTACGAGGGTGTGATGATTATCTTACCAAACCGTACAATATGAAAGAGCTTTTGCTTCGTATTAAAGCCATTTTAGCACGCACCACCCCCAAACAAAACAGCACCCTCTCTTATCGGGATTTGGTGCTTGATTTGGAAGCGCATACCTTACATGTAAACACCAAAGCCGTTGAACTTACCAAACTTGAATTCGACCTTTTGCGCACACTGATTGAAAATAAAAATTCTGTCTTAAGTCGAGAGTTTTTGCTCGAACATGTATGGAAAAGCGATGATTTTTTTCAAGATAAAACCGTCAATGTGGCGATTAACCGTCTTAAAGCCAAAATTGACCCTACTAAAGAAAAAGAGTATATCAAATCGGTTTGGGGCGTAGGATACAGCCTATGCTAA
- a CDS encoding CHASE4 domain-containing protein — protein sequence MSVKSSFFLLVMLTFFAAIGLEFFMWQNERDKVNLMAEAYAKEQSAGLKQLLALKSEPMKRQTLDYAIWNDLVNFIENPNDTWIEDNLAGSTVQFSIDGFYILDASKKVLFSETTKPFMQMLSELLNVELLNLNKEELMHFFIQKEQQVVEVYIAPIRRLHYVVSENALASGFVVIAKHWDEAFINELSSYGLAKVHLNKLKPLKGSYTIADEIALRDYKGMKISTLYLHIPNRMSEVLDTYATKDMQLNFIHTFVLMLIFMALIAKYISFPLRDITLSLTQKNKDPLQKYLPKHNEYGAIARALCDAFDTKAALEDLNGHLNKTIQEEVEKSRIKDRILFQQAKLVALGEMLNNIAHQWRQPLSTISVIINRIFLESQSKKLTPLILEEEIRKLRSILAHMSSTIDDFKDFFKPDKGKVLFYLNGCMDESIKISDGGVANQGIEFEIDCPADLAMYGFKRELSHVFLVLINNAKDAIKEHHVEHGCIRFRAYEQEHYIIIEVSDNGGGIEDEKLPYIFDPFFTTKETKKGSGTGLYMAKQIIEQSMQGSIAIGNEEDGLVVTIVLPKDDID from the coding sequence ATGAGTGTTAAATCTTCTTTTTTTCTTCTGGTAATGCTTACTTTTTTTGCTGCGATAGGTTTAGAATTTTTTATGTGGCAAAATGAACGTGATAAAGTCAATCTTATGGCAGAGGCGTATGCTAAGGAACAAAGTGCTGGGTTGAAACAGCTCTTAGCATTGAAGTCTGAGCCCATGAAAAGGCAAACACTTGATTATGCGATATGGAATGATTTGGTGAATTTTATTGAAAACCCTAATGATACATGGATTGAGGATAATCTTGCAGGCAGTACGGTGCAGTTTTCCATTGATGGGTTTTATATTTTAGATGCATCAAAAAAAGTTCTTTTTTCTGAAACAACCAAACCTTTTATGCAAATGCTGAGTGAACTTCTTAATGTGGAGCTTTTAAATCTCAACAAAGAAGAACTGATGCATTTTTTTATTCAAAAAGAGCAACAGGTGGTGGAGGTTTATATTGCACCGATTCGGCGTCTTCATTATGTTGTAAGTGAGAATGCTTTAGCCAGTGGTTTTGTGGTGATTGCTAAACATTGGGATGAGGCTTTTATCAATGAGTTAAGTTCTTATGGGCTTGCAAAGGTTCATCTCAATAAGCTAAAACCTTTGAAAGGTTCTTATACGATTGCCGATGAAATAGCGCTTAGAGATTATAAAGGTATGAAAATTTCTACGCTTTATTTGCATATTCCTAATCGTATGAGCGAGGTGCTTGATACGTATGCGACCAAAGATATGCAACTCAATTTTATACATACTTTTGTGTTGATGCTTATTTTTATGGCGCTTATTGCAAAATACATTAGTTTTCCGTTACGAGATATTACGCTGTCATTAACCCAAAAAAATAAAGACCCTCTTCAAAAATACCTTCCAAAACACAATGAGTACGGAGCCATCGCAAGAGCCTTGTGCGATGCTTTTGATACCAAAGCCGCTTTAGAAGATTTAAATGGGCATTTAAACAAAACCATTCAAGAAGAGGTTGAGAAGAGTCGCATTAAAGACAGAATTTTATTTCAGCAAGCCAAGCTTGTTGCTTTAGGTGAAATGCTCAATAACATTGCGCATCAATGGAGGCAACCTCTTAGTACCATTAGCGTGATTATAAACCGTATTTTTTTAGAGAGCCAAAGCAAAAAACTGACCCCGTTGATACTCGAAGAGGAGATTCGAAAGCTAAGAAGTATTCTTGCACATATGTCTTCTACCATTGATGATTTTAAGGATTTCTTCAAACCCGATAAAGGGAAAGTGCTTTTTTATTTAAACGGGTGTATGGATGAGAGCATTAAAATAAGTGATGGAGGTGTTGCCAACCAAGGCATAGAATTTGAGATTGATTGTCCTGCTGATTTGGCAATGTATGGCTTTAAAAGAGAGCTTTCTCATGTGTTTTTAGTGCTGATTAATAACGCAAAAGATGCTATAAAAGAGCATCATGTAGAGCATGGCTGTATTCGTTTTCGAGCGTACGAGCAAGAGCATTATATTATTATTGAAGTCAGTGATAATGGTGGGGGGATTGAAGATGAAAAATTGCCGTATATTTTTGACCCCTTTTTTACGACAAAAGAGACAAAAAAAGGGAGTGGTACAGGGCTTTATATGGCTAAACAGATTATTGAGCAGAGTATGCAAGGCTCTATTGCTATTGGCAATGAAGAGGATGGTTTGGTGGTCACCATTGTGCTGCCTAAAGATGATATAGACTAG
- a CDS encoding DJ-1/PfpI family protein, whose amino-acid sequence MAKKILFIVGDYVEDYEIMVPFQALAAVGHTVSAVCPNKKAGEFIRTAVHDFEGDQTYSEKPGHNFTLNGSFDAIKVEEFDALVIPGGRAPEYLRLNEKVLQMVRHFAKTNKPIAAICHGAQLLAAADVLSGKSCSAYPACAPEVTKAGGTYASIEVTEATVDGNLVTAPAWPAHPQWIAKFLGVLGTKITH is encoded by the coding sequence ATGGCAAAGAAAATTTTGTTTATCGTGGGTGATTATGTTGAGGATTACGAAATTATGGTTCCTTTTCAAGCCCTAGCCGCAGTGGGTCACACCGTAAGTGCCGTTTGCCCTAACAAAAAAGCAGGTGAGTTCATTCGTACCGCCGTGCATGATTTTGAGGGAGATCAAACCTACAGTGAAAAACCAGGTCACAATTTTACCCTGAATGGAAGTTTTGATGCGATAAAAGTCGAAGAGTTTGATGCACTGGTCATCCCAGGAGGTCGTGCACCTGAATACCTTAGACTCAATGAAAAAGTACTGCAGATGGTACGCCACTTTGCTAAAACCAATAAACCTATTGCGGCGATTTGTCACGGAGCACAACTCTTAGCAGCTGCGGATGTTTTGTCAGGTAAAAGTTGCTCAGCCTACCCTGCATGCGCCCCTGAAGTGACCAAAGCAGGAGGAACATATGCCTCTATTGAAGTGACTGAAGCCACTGTTGATGGTAACCTTGTAACCGCACCTGCATGGCCTGCTCATCCACAATGGATTGCTAAATTTCTAGGTGTTTTGGGTACTAAAATTACGCACTAA
- a CDS encoding phosphate signaling complex PhoU family protein, which translates to MLQNYEERLIEIKKMLLDLGSEITMASEKTLSGMESLDATRFESAKNLLKNVENQANAIDNEIVVALALFGPEAKDLRKMVAYLKITNEMVKIAENIRSFSKRMALHLQNGLPFVSLHEYSTHLCKTAIQAVNLSISTLDISDKEALEDLYRKVKVEESKSDDLYSILEKNILSDIAKMIDQSADFIQILSTMRKLERMADRSVNIVQLMIFARVGGEMKTY; encoded by the coding sequence ATGCTTCAAAACTATGAAGAAAGATTGATTGAGATCAAAAAAATGCTCTTAGACCTAGGTTCAGAGATTACCATGGCGAGCGAAAAAACACTCAGTGGTATGGAAAGTTTAGATGCTACACGCTTTGAATCTGCAAAAAACCTTTTAAAAAATGTTGAGAATCAAGCCAATGCCATTGATAATGAAATCGTTGTGGCTTTAGCCCTTTTTGGACCTGAGGCAAAAGATTTACGTAAAATGGTTGCCTACCTTAAAATCACCAATGAAATGGTCAAAATTGCCGAAAATATCCGTAGTTTTAGTAAACGTATGGCATTGCATTTACAAAATGGTCTTCCTTTTGTTTCCTTACATGAATACTCCACACATCTGTGCAAAACAGCGATTCAAGCGGTGAATCTTTCCATTTCCACCCTTGACATTTCCGATAAAGAAGCCCTTGAAGATCTCTACCGTAAAGTCAAAGTTGAAGAGAGTAAAAGCGATGATTTGTACTCCATTTTGGAAAAAAATATTTTAAGTGACATTGCTAAAATGATTGACCAAAGTGCTGATTTTATTCAAATTTTAAGTACCATGCGAAAGCTAGAACGTATGGCAGATCGAAGCGTAAACATTGTGCAATTAATGATTTTTGCTCGTGTGGGCGGAGAGATGAAGACGTATTAA